Sequence from the Panicum virgatum strain AP13 chromosome 5N, P.virgatum_v5, whole genome shotgun sequence genome:
aaccgggggagctcctacacaattctaatgagcaaaagcacaaagccaaacctaagctcactagatgctcaaggacaaggatacacaatccaaatccaagagctcaacttgcttagctacacaatctaagcaagaacaactaattaagctacacaagttaactagttacactaggatctctacttctagctacacaagcaagaagatgattagcaagctacacaagctaactaatcactagagagcaactacacaagcacaagatatatatgaatgtaaatacaatgcttgtgatttggagaatgcaaaccaccgagaagagtagacaaagttgacacggtgatttttatcccgaggttcacttggttgccaccaagctaatccccgttgagacaagctccaaggttgccgccgatcctcttgctagtggtgactctcaagtcacactctcccacgtggagtgctcacaccgagctctagcacatgatccggccggaccacttgttgctcttcacgtctcgctcaactagagttgctcttcgcggctcccgcggggtgagcacaatacccctcacaaactcttctccggagcaccgcacaaacttcttgcgggcttcaacggagtctcttgccaccaagccgtctaggaggtggcaacctccaagagtaacaagcacaccggcttgcaacacgatcacctagtgccactcgatgcaatcacTCAAAGCaaacgcactagaatcgctctctcactcgatcggatgattactatcaagttagagtgagtagagggctctcaagcactctcacacatggacaccaagtccccaaggtgctctgactcacaaatggccggccacaccctctatttatagagggaggccccaaactagccgttacactcaaatcccatgaaaactgagttttcgcggactgtccgcctcacaaaaaccggaccgtccgccatttaaaaccaacggctagaactgcaatgattatgtgtcagagtcgaccgttagagccccgggcggactgtccgcgcccatggagcggactgtccgcggttcaaaacttcgaaccaaccgatttgcaaacgtctctgactaaatctggaagttaccggcggactgtccgctccccaggggcggactgtccgcagttcaaaacatgagcacacacagaaaccgcagtgtttctgtcccagaaatttcagtaggaggcggaccgtccgcccccaaggaccggacggtccgcaggtcattttgggcacccaagacagaacaaccaagtttctgcgcccgtttcagcttttaaaggcggaccgtccgcccccatggaccggacggtccgcaggtcattttggaccacccacagagccaaaaacggttctgtttgagctcaaccgagataacggcggaccgtccgccactcaagggcggaccgtccgcaggtctagcggaccgtccgcaggtctatttccagcagaaatgtacctcggtaaaacggccataactcttagctccgaagtccaaattaggtgatcttggactctatggaaagctaattcagagggctacacaacccaactgaatacttgatccaaaacacaatggatcaaagcagtattccactccaagagccatctaatttccggagaacaccgaaaaacctttcttacttcccaatgttgatcaacaacaactccaactctttctcctttgcaaatgtgccaacacaaccacgtgaacaacaccatgtgcatgtgtgttagcatttcacaatcattttcaaaggattttcacttgatctcaccacgccactcgatcctagctacattgcaatgttagatcgctcaagtggcactagatgaccgatatgcaaacaagtttgcccctcttgatagaacggccatctatcctaaatccggtcatgcacttctctacacaacctttgaccggtgaaatgaaatgccctacaagtcatacctttgccttgcgcattccatttcatctttccaaatattgatgccacacaagcaccaaactccatcaagccttttgatcatcttcatgagtcaacacttggcttgatcttccttgaatgatatgatccactccatatcatcacatgacctctttggtccatcgatcttgaccttgctcgctcttcaccgttgcctcggtccattggcgccaaatcttgcccaagcttcaccgcctcgcggtccatcgcttcaaagccttgacttgcccttctccattgcaaccggtccatcaagccaagcattgtcttgatcttctccactttggtcacatgactccatgtcatgtctcatatgcaatgagctcctcgatcacactatatgagcatagcatcaatcccttagccatttctccaccatggcacatgttgctcatactagtgtctttgtgtggactaatttcctgtgtatctcaacataaacacttattagtccacctaagttgtcactcaattaccaaaaccaaacaagggcctttcagcgGCACGCTGCGGCGGTGCATCGGCAGGCGCGCGGCACGCGCTAGGCTGCagcggcaagcggcggcggcatgcagCAGTATGCGGTGGCTGGAGGCGGCAGGCGGCAGCAGGCCCTTGTGTAGGGAGCATGGCGCAGCGGGACCTGCGGGCGCACCCAACGGCGAGGGCAGCCCGTGGTGATGGCGGCGGGGAGAGAGAATATTGGGGAGAGAGCTAGGGTTAGGAATAGATCAAGAGTTGTCGttatttgcacgaatctcaaacactggaagaTGGAGAAGAAAAAATCTAGTAGAAGATGGATAGGATTGGCGGCCAGACGGCACCTCGCGTTGCCGTTGCGTGCCCTACCCGCACGGGCCTGCTTGGTTTGAGCATGCCATTTGCTTGGTCACGCAACATCTTTTCAGGCCGTCGATTTCATAGGCTTATGTTTATTtagatttcaatttttttcagcACTACAGTGTTCAAatatttgactactaattagaaatattaaatatggatAAATGATAAAACTCATTCCACAACCTCCAAGTataatcgcgagacgaatctaataaatataattatgcaatgattagacaatatctaataatagattatttaGATTTAATAGATTCGTTTCACTATTTTCTATTcatttctgtaattaattttataattaatttataatatttctaattagtatcataaaaattgccaaaaaaaattggCCAATTTTTTTAGCAACAGGACCTTAGATTGCGCGTGGGAGCAGCTGCCTCCCTCGGGCCTACAACCAAACAAGCCCGGGCGCCTCCGGAATCCCCAGGGTTTTTTACATATTTACCACTATAAGGAGAGGCACTCGCTCGTTTAGCATTTTTAAAAAGGCGTCTACATATTTAGCACTACTGTAGCTGCGATTACTACATTTTTACCACTTTGTCCTACGTGGCACGACACGGCGGCAGGACACGGTGGCGTCCGGTCAGCAAGGCGATGTGAAATGTCGTTATTGCCCCTGCCcagctcctctcttctccctctccgacAGATGGGTCCCGCAGCTCATctcactgccaggtgggccccatTCGTCAGGTTCGTCTTCCACCTCCGATGCCCTTGCCCACGAACACGACGGCTCTGCATCCCCGCGGCGGCCAGCCAGCAGCCGCGGAGgcagccacggccgccgccgacccggacGCGCCGCCTCTTGGGGCCTGCCctctccgcgccgccggccttgaTCCCCTCGCGGGCGCCGCCCCTCACTGTGGAGTTCAGTCTCGgagaaaaaaacaaagagaaaaaaatctcCTCGTGCTCTTCCCGTTTGGCGTCGCCCGCCGCTACCATCCTCGTGCTCCTCGTGCTGGAGACAGGATTAGTTACTCCCCATGATTAGGAGGTGGGATTAGCCGATGGGGATTAGATTAATCGGGTGGATCCGGAGGGGGTGACCAGGGTGTGGTGCTGGAGATGCCTGCGGGTGgcagcgcggccggccggcgcttcACTGCATGGCGTGGCGAACAGCGGCACGGGCGACACGGCGGCCGAGGCAAGCCCAGCGGCACGGGAGCTCCAGCAGGCCTGAGCAGGCGCTGGCCGGTGGCGCTGCAGCAGCGAGCGCGTGCccagccggcgcggcgcgggtccTGCAGCAGGTGCGCAGGCGGGGAGCTAGGGGCTCGGCTCAGCCGCGCGGGGAGGGGAGCTGCGCAGGCGAGAAAGACGAAGCTGACAAGtgtggcccacctggcagtgagAGAAGCTGCGGGACCCAGCTGTCGGAAAGGGAGAAGAGAGAAAGACATCAGGGGCAGCAAAGACATTTCGCATGAGCTTGATGACTCAGCGTCACCGTGTCAGGCCGCCGTGTCATGCCACGTCAGTCaaagtggtaaaaatgtaagagTTGGAGCTACAGTAGTGCTAAATATGTAAGAGCTCTTCTAAAAGTGGTTCCTTATAATGGTAAATATGTAAAAATACCGAATCCCCACCCCACCCATCCCCTCCGGGGTCCTCCGCTTTGCGGTAACCGGCGGCGAGTTACCCGCGGTTACTTGCGCCGTGGCGTGTATGCTGCTGATGCCGTCGCGCGCCCGCGGGCTGCTCGACGGAATCCCGCGCcggggccccgccgccgccggctatcGCGCGGCGTGCGAGCGTGCCCCCGCGGATGGGGACGCGCTCGCGGGTTACGCGGGCATGCTGGCGCGCGGGGTCCGGCCGGACGCCTACACGTTCCCGCCCCTGCTcaaggcggtggcgcggcggggcggccccgccgcggcgtcctcgtcggcgcCCGCCGCCGTTCCCGCGCACGTGGTCAAGTTCGGGCTGGGCCTCGGCGACCACGAGGCGAGCGCGCTGGTCGCGGCCTAcgcggccgggggcggcggcgcggcggcgcgcgcggcgctgctGGAAGCGCGCGGCGCGCCCGTCGCGTGTAACGCGCTGATCTCTGGCCATTGCAGGGGCAAGCGGTTCGAGGAGTCAAGCCGCGCGTTTGTGGACATGGTGcgggccggcgccgcgcccacgccggtCACGTACGTCTCGGTGCTCTCTGCTTGCGGGAAGGGCAGGGACTTGCTGCTCGGGGTGCAGGTGCACAAGCGCGTGGTGGAGAGCGGGGTGTTGTCGGACCTGAAGGTGGACAGCGCTCTGGTTGGTATGTATGCCGAGTGCGCTGACATAGACTCGGCTTGGAGGTTGTTTGAGGAAATGGAAGTGAGGAATGTGGTGTGCTGGACATCTTTGGTTTCTGGTCTTGCGAGATTAGGCCAGGTTGATCGAGCCAGAGAATTGTTTGACGGTATGCCTGAGAGGGACGCTGTTTCGTGGACTGCAATGATTGATGGTTATGTACATGCTGCCCGGTTCAGGGAGGCATTGGAGATGTTCCGTGAGATGCAATACAACAATGTGATGGCAGATGAGTTCACCATGGTGAGCGTGATCACTGCATGTGCGCAGCTAGGTGCTTTGGAGATCGGAGAATGGGTGAGGGCTTACATGAGCAGGCAAGGGATTAGGATGGATCTTTTTGTTGGCAATGCACTTATAGACATGTACTCCAAGTGTGGAAGTGTTGAGCGAGCATTGGATGTATTTAACGGGATGCACAGCAGAGATAAGTTTACTTGGACAGCTATCATACTTGGTCTCGCGGTGAATTGTCATGGGGAAGAGGCAATTGACATGTTCCACAGAATGATCAGGGTTTCGGAAGTTCCAGATGAGGTGACGTTCATTGGTGTTCTCACAGCCTGCACCCACGCTGGCTTGGTTGacaaaggaaaagagttcttccACAGCATGACTGAGACCTATAAGATTGCCCCAAATGTGGAGCATTATGGATGCATAGTAGATCTTCTTGGCCGAGCTGGGAAAATTATGGAAGCATTGGAGACAATAGATCAAATGCCAATGACACCCAACTCCACTATTTTGGGGACCCTGCTGGCAGCTTGCAGGGTTCATGGCAATTCAGAGATAGGTGAATCGGTAGCAGAGCGCCTCCTTGCGCTGGATCCAGAGAACAGCACGGCTTACATTCTTTTGTCCAACATGTATGCAAAAGCTAACAGATGGGAAGATGTCCGACAGCTTAGGCAGGCAATAATGGAGAAAGGAATAAAGAAAGAACCTGGTTGCAGTCTGATCCAAATGAATGGGATGATTCGTGAATTTGTAGCTGGTGATCGGTCTCATCCTATGAGCAACGAAATCTACTCTAAGTTGGAGAATATAATAGCCGATTTAAGGAATGTTGGGTATTTTCCTGATGTAACTGAGGTCTTTATTGAAGTTGCAGAAGAGGAAAAGCAGAAGGTTATTTATTGGCACAGCGAGAAGCTAGCAATTGCTTTTGCATTACTCAGTTCAGAACCTAATACTGTGATAAGGATTGTGAAAAACTTGAGGATGTGTTTGGATTGCCATAATGCAATTAAGTTGATATCAAGGTTGTATGGAAGGGAGATAGTTGTGAGGGACAGGACACGCTTCCATCATTTTCGCCATGGACTCTGTTCTTGTAAAGACTCTTGGTAACT
This genomic interval carries:
- the LOC120672983 gene encoding pentatricopeptide repeat-containing protein At3g62890-like encodes the protein MLLMPSRARGLLDGIPRRGPAAAGYRAACERAPADGDALAGYAGMLARGVRPDAYTFPPLLKAVARRGGPAAASSSAPAAVPAHVVKFGLGLGDHEASALVAAYAAGGGGAAARAALLEARGAPVACNALISGHCRGKRFEESSRAFVDMVRAGAAPTPVTYVSVLSACGKGRDLLLGVQVHKRVVESGVLSDLKVDSALVGMYAECADIDSAWRLFEEMEVRNVVCWTSLVSGLARLGQVDRARELFDGMPERDAVSWTAMIDGYVHAARFREALEMFREMQYNNVMADEFTMVSVITACAQLGALEIGEWVRAYMSRQGIRMDLFVGNALIDMYSKCGSVERALDVFNGMHSRDKFTWTAIILGLAVNCHGEEAIDMFHRMIRVSEVPDEVTFIGVLTACTHAGLVDKGKEFFHSMTETYKIAPNVEHYGCIVDLLGRAGKIMEALETIDQMPMTPNSTILGTLLAACRVHGNSEIGESVAERLLALDPENSTAYILLSNMYAKANRWEDVRQLRQAIMEKGIKKEPGCSLIQMNGMIREFVAGDRSHPMSNEIYSKLENIIADLRNVGYFPDVTEVFIEVAEEEKQKVIYWHSEKLAIAFALLSSEPNTVIRIVKNLRMCLDCHNAIKLISRLYGREIVVRDRTRFHHFRHGLCSCKDSW